The following nucleotide sequence is from Candidatus Thermoplasmatota archaeon.
CATGCTGAGCATACAGTGGAGAAAGTAAAGAAGAGGAAAGCCTCAGAGTTAAAGCAGGGGCAGCGAAGATTTAGAAGAGTTACTAGTGGCTATAGAGGATTTCCAAGGGCAAAGCCTACAGGCAGAGAGAAGCCTACAAAAAGGCTCGCTATCAGACTGAAATGTAAAGTATGCAAAAAATCGCATACTAGAAAAGGTATTAGAGCAAAAAAATTCGAGCTCGTATAGGGGGAAAAAAATGACTGGTAAATTCATTAAAGTTAGATGTCAGGACTGTAATAATGAGCAAGTGCTGTTCGATAGAGCTAAAATTCAAGTTAGATGCGCAGTATGCGGTACAATACTTGCCATGCCTAGAGGCGGTAAAGCAGAACTAAAAGCTAAAGTCATCGAGGTTTTATGAAATTATCTGAGTGGCCTGATAAAGGCGAGCTTGTAATAGCTACTGTAAAAGAGCTAAAAGATTTCGGGGTATTTGCAGAGCTCGATGAATACGGCAATAAAAGAGGTTTTATCCATGTATCTGAAATAGCGTCAGGCTGGGTAAGGCATATACAAGATTATATACGTGAGAACCAGAAAGTAGTATGTAAAGTTTTAAAAGTAGATACTGCAAAATTGCATATAGACCTCTCTTTAAAGCAAGTAAACGAGCATCAGAGAAACGAAAAAATCCAGGAATGGACTCAGGAGCAAAAGGCTGAGAAGCTATTTGCAATTCTGGCTGAGAAGCTAAACAAAGATTTGAGCAGTTGCTACAAAGAGTTCGGTCTGCAGCTAATACGAGAATACGGCAATCTCTATCTAAGTTTTGAAGACGCAGCCGTTAGAGGCGAAAAAGGTCTAGAGCAACGTGGTTTCAAAGGCTCTTGGGTAAAGAGCTTTGTAGAAATTGCAAAAGAAAATATTAAGCTGCCCGAAGTTGAAATTTCAGGTGTAATTGAAGTAACCTCGGCTCTTGGCATAGAACGCATAAAAAAGGCTTTATTAGCAGCTGAAGAATCAAAAAACGTTACTATCCAATACATAGGAGCACCCAAGCACAGAATTGTAGTAAAAGCTGAAGATTATAAAACTGCAGAGCAAGAGCTTAAAAAAGCGTTAGAAAGAGCGATGGAAGTTATAAATCCACGCACTGATAAAATATCGTTTACAAGGAATGACAAGAGATGAAAACGAGACTAAGAAAATGCCTACACTGCAACTTATATACTCTAAAGCAAGTATGTAGTAAATGCCACTCCCAAACAACTGTTCCAATACCGGCAAGATTTTCGCCCGAAGATAGATATGGCAAATATAGAAGAATGTTGAGGTCAGGGCATGCGTGAAGTTATTGTAAAATACGTCAGAGAGAAGCCCAAGCTAAAAAGCCCAATACTTATTGAGGGCTTGCCAGGCGTTGGCAATGTAGGCAAGCTTGCCGCAGATTATATTGTAGATGAAACCAAAGCAAAGCTTTTGGCAATAATTTATTCCAAGCATTTACCTCCTCAGGTATTTGTAAATGATGATGGAACAATAAAACAGGTAGATAATAGATTGTACTATTTAGAAAAGCCTGAACTACTAATACTTTGCGGTGACTATCAAGGTTTAACTCCTGAAGGGCAGTACGAGCTTGCAGATACAGTTATAAAGCTTGCAAAGCAGTTCAACGTTAAAAGAGCCATAACTCTCGGTGGCTACGGCGTCGGTAGAATGGTTACCAAGCCTAGAGTAATAGGCGCTACAACATCAGCAGAGCTTGTAAAAGAGATGAAAAATTACGGAGTAGTATTTCCCAAAGGCGAGCCTGGAAGCGGCATAATTGGTGCGAGCGGATTGTTGCTTGGCTTAGGCGCACTTCGCAACATTGAGGGAGTGTGCTTAATGGGCGAAACTGCAGGCTACTTTGCAGATCCAAGGGCAGCGAGAGCAGTTCTAGAAACATTAACTAATATTTTAGGCATTAAATTAGACCTTTCTGAGCTAGAGCGCAAAGCAAGGCAAATAGAAAGAATAACAACAAGAATGAAGGAAATAGAAGAAGCTGAGGTCTCAAAGCGCAGAGAAGAGCTTGGATATATTGGGTAATGAAAATAGCGGTTTCTTCACCTAGTTTTTCACTTACAGATTTTGAAGTTATAGCTGAAAAAATTTCTAAACATTTTAAAGCTTGGGAGATAGTAGCGGAAGGCAAGCATTATTTATGGGATATTAAGCAGAAATTGAGCTCCTACGAATTAGAAATATTAGTGCATGCTCCTCTAAGCGATATTAATATAGGAAGCTTAAACAAGGCAATGATGAAAGAGTCGCTCAAGCAAATAGCTGAGACAATTAAGACAGCGTCTCAACTGGCTTTGAAGCTTGTTACAATACATCCGGCTTGCTACTCGCCGCTTGGCGTGCTTGCTAAAGCTAAAGTAAAAGAGCTCTGCAAGCAATCTTTGAAAGAGCTTGGTAAAGTTGGTAGAGAGTACGGTGTAAGAATAGCGTTAGAGAATATGCCAAAGCAAGATTTTACAATGTGCCATACATTAGGAGAAAGTATTGAGCTTATAAATGATAACGTAGAACTCTGCTTCGATGTCGGACATGCCAACACAGCTAACGCTATAGCTGAGTTTTTAACTTACAGCAAAGAATACGCAGATATCCATTTACATGATAATCTAGGCATCAAAGACGAGCATTTACCGCTTGGAAAAGGCAATATTGATTTCAAAAAAATTCTAAATTTGAATTACAATAATTTCTATGTGATCGAATGCAGAAATTTAGAAGAAGCTGTTGAGAGCAAAAAATATTTGGAGAATTTATTTTAAACACCAATATTCCAATCCTCTCATTGTTTTCATTGCTATTTTACCGTCAGTCTCAAGCTCTTCGAGCATTAGTTGCAATGTTCTCAAATTCATTCTAATATTAAAATTCTCAGCTAACGCTTTTAGAATCTTGCTACTACTGCGTTCTTTTTCCTCTTTTAAAATCTCAACTATAAATGTGCTGAGATCTTCGTAAATAGCCCAAGGATATATAACCCAGCGCCATTTTTTAATTTTATGCGCAATATAGTCAGGCTCTAATTTAGATACTGTTTTGTGGTGCAGCACCGCAGTCCTTATTTCTTTTGGGTTCTGAGCACTTATATAGCGAAGCGCTTTTTCTAGAGTCTCGCCGGTATCTGTGATATCATCTACAACAAGCACTTTTTTGCCGCCTGCATTCACAGCAAGAGGAGCTTGCAACCTAGCCTCTTTTTTGAGCTTTGCTGCGAGCCAATGCTCTATTCTTATGCTTGTAAGCTCAGTTATGTTTAGAAAATCAGATACTATACGTGCAGGTACAAATCCTCCTCTACCTATAGCAATAACAATCTCAGGTATGTAGCTAGAGAGCTTGATTTTACGAGCTAGTTTAGTAGCGAGCTCATAGCTTTTTCGCCATGTGATAAGCTCGCAGTTGAGCTTCTTCATTTTTTACTATAATTTGCAGAGCTAATAATAAATGTTATTAGCGAAGAAGTTAATTCTTATAATGTAAAATGGCTGAGGAAGAAGCGAACGCTTTGGTCAGGAAGGCGAAATTTTTTGCAAGTCAGGGAATGCATAAAGAGGCTATAGAGCATTATCGTAAAGCGCTAAGTATTTGTCCTAATTTTGCAGAAGCTTATAACGAACTTGGTAACGTATATCTTACTCAAAGCAATCTAGAAGATGCTATTAGTTGCTATAGGAGAGCTGTTTTGCACAAGCCTTTTTACACAGAAGCTTGGAACAATCAAGCTGCTACTTTGCTTATTCAGGGAATTTATGACGAGGCTGTAAAATGCTATCAAAAAGTTGTTGAGCTCGAGCCTCGCAATGCCAATGCATGGATTGCGCAAGGCTCCTTAATGCTTAACTTGTGTAGGTACAGTGAAGCGCTAGAGTGCTTCAATAAAGCTTTAGAGCTTGAGCCAAGCTCTCCAGAAGTTATTGCTAGAAGAAAAGAGACTATAAAGAGGCTGGAAGCGAACAAAGCAAAGGAGCTTAAAGCTACTAAAAAGATATGCGTTCTAGGCGATAGTATGGTAGGTAAAACCTCACTTATTCGCAGATACGTCTACGGAATGTTCGTTGATAAATATCTTCCTACTATCGGTGCTAAAGTAACCAAAAAAGTAATCTCAGCCTTTGGCGTTGAGCTTACCCTCAATATTTGGGATATTACTGGTTTAGAGGATTTCAAAACAATTCATCCCACTTATTATTTAGGGGCTAACGGCGCTCTTGTGGTTTGCGACGCTCTAAGGCCCGAAACTCTAGAGCGTCTATCAAATTGGGTGCACTCACTTTTTAAAGTTACAGGTAGAATACCAATTTTAATTCTGGCGAACAAAATAGACTTAGCGCGTAGATTTTATCAAGAAGATTTTATTAAAAGGTTAGCTTCTGAGTTTAGTACCAAATATTTGCTCACAAGCGCTAAAACAGGCGAAAATGTAGAAAGAGCTTTTCTAACGATTGCTGAAGAGCTTGTTTTCAAGTGAATTTATTCCACTGCAATTCTCAGTCCGCCGTCTCTATAGTTAATTTCAATTTTGTCTTTAATA
It contains:
- a CDS encoding 50S ribosomal protein L44e; the protein is MKLPSTLVTHCPFCRKHAEHTVEKVKKRKASELKQGQRRFRRVTSGYRGFPRAKPTGREKPTKRLAIRLKCKVCKKSHTRKGIRAKKFELV
- a CDS encoding 30S ribosomal protein S27e, translating into MTGKFIKVRCQDCNNEQVLFDRAKIQVRCAVCGTILAMPRGGKAELKAKVIEVL
- a CDS encoding translation initiation factor IF-2 subunit alpha, coding for MKLSEWPDKGELVIATVKELKDFGVFAELDEYGNKRGFIHVSEIASGWVRHIQDYIRENQKVVCKVLKVDTAKLHIDLSLKQVNEHQRNEKIQEWTQEQKAEKLFAILAEKLNKDLSSCYKEFGLQLIREYGNLYLSFEDAAVRGEKGLEQRGFKGSWVKSFVEIAKENIKLPEVEISGVIEVTSALGIERIKKALLAAEESKNVTIQYIGAPKHRIVVKAEDYKTAEQELKKALERAMEVINPRTDKISFTRNDKR
- a CDS encoding RNA-protein complex protein Nop10 yields the protein MKTRLRKCLHCNLYTLKQVCSKCHSQTTVPIPARFSPEDRYGKYRRMLRSGHA
- a CDS encoding proteasome assembly chaperone family protein; its protein translation is MREVIVKYVREKPKLKSPILIEGLPGVGNVGKLAADYIVDETKAKLLAIIYSKHLPPQVFVNDDGTIKQVDNRLYYLEKPELLILCGDYQGLTPEGQYELADTVIKLAKQFNVKRAITLGGYGVGRMVTKPRVIGATTSAELVKEMKNYGVVFPKGEPGSGIIGASGLLLGLGALRNIEGVCLMGETAGYFADPRAARAVLETLTNILGIKLDLSELERKARQIERITTRMKEIEEAEVSKRREELGYIG
- a CDS encoding sugar phosphate isomerase/epimerase, yielding MKIAVSSPSFSLTDFEVIAEKISKHFKAWEIVAEGKHYLWDIKQKLSSYELEILVHAPLSDINIGSLNKAMMKESLKQIAETIKTASQLALKLVTIHPACYSPLGVLAKAKVKELCKQSLKELGKVGREYGVRIALENMPKQDFTMCHTLGESIELINDNVELCFDVGHANTANAIAEFLTYSKEYADIHLHDNLGIKDEHLPLGKGNIDFKKILNLNYNNFYVIECRNLEEAVESKKYLENLF
- a CDS encoding phosphoribosyltransferase: MKKLNCELITWRKSYELATKLARKIKLSSYIPEIVIAIGRGGFVPARIVSDFLNITELTSIRIEHWLAAKLKKEARLQAPLAVNAGGKKVLVVDDITDTGETLEKALRYISAQNPKEIRTAVLHHKTVSKLEPDYIAHKIKKWRWVIYPWAIYEDLSTFIVEILKEEKERSSSKILKALAENFNIRMNLRTLQLMLEELETDGKIAMKTMRGLEYWCLK
- a CDS encoding tetratricopeptide repeat protein, whose product is MAEEEANALVRKAKFFASQGMHKEAIEHYRKALSICPNFAEAYNELGNVYLTQSNLEDAISCYRRAVLHKPFYTEAWNNQAATLLIQGIYDEAVKCYQKVVELEPRNANAWIAQGSLMLNLCRYSEALECFNKALELEPSSPEVIARRKETIKRLEANKAKELKATKKICVLGDSMVGKTSLIRRYVYGMFVDKYLPTIGAKVTKKVISAFGVELTLNIWDITGLEDFKTIHPTYYLGANGALVVCDALRPETLERLSNWVHSLFKVTGRIPILILANKIDLARRFYQEDFIKRLASEFSTKYLLTSAKTGENVERAFLTIAEELVFK